A genomic region of Dehalococcoidia bacterium contains the following coding sequences:
- a CDS encoding transposase — MEKTYFSNRIYKNTLTTKQVYSIASALINFNRAKHRAYRLLLTSHNYGVEHSPSVHLQIKERFSFDDYWANSAVREAKAQVSSQKELQKIHIAGKKEQVGVKKDKTKELSKKIKRFEELLASITKNKFKTWRGSDIAKRESGVVSVDFKKKSLVFYNTYDFEHRYLRPEIKRLKNRVKLIEYSVIRSEKELEKLQKGFLKGCVFGAKALFKKQFTVEKTRNDHEAWLEEWWKARYSSLRVSGRLDAKYGNFVFKYNFAAKMLTFDAPDGTHVAVPVVFKYGQKEVDAALIFQSERKKPIAWAIEDRGEYYLFKVTVQAPENPYVNYFKGDGVIGLDMNYDHIALVEIDRFGNLINWTIIPYNLDGLTKGQAVKVLEQVAVDIMEIARIKRKPVVIEDLDTTDSKFRLKYGNKRRNRKITLFAYRILTNAIIARANKEGAAVFKVNPAYTSVAGKLKYMVQRGIPIHVAAALVVARRGMGFKERVPPVLSAALPEKIRRRHHWAHWSYFQKQVKGVSVHLLYQLGKELKGGAPFKEALERLKSPPCAGRVCLPNVTSHGRLFASSLS; from the coding sequence ATGGAAAAAACGTACTTCTCCAACCGGATCTACAAAAACACCCTGACGACAAAACAGGTGTATTCTATTGCCAGCGCCTTGATTAACTTCAACCGGGCTAAGCATAGGGCGTACAGGCTATTGTTGACCTCTCACAACTACGGTGTAGAGCACAGCCCCTCTGTACACCTCCAGATCAAGGAGCGGTTCTCTTTCGACGACTACTGGGCCAACTCCGCCGTCCGGGAGGCAAAAGCTCAGGTTTCCTCTCAAAAGGAGTTGCAAAAAATACACATCGCCGGCAAGAAAGAGCAGGTTGGCGTTAAAAAAGACAAAACCAAAGAGTTGAGCAAAAAAATCAAGCGGTTCGAGGAACTGCTTGCCTCCATAACTAAAAACAAGTTTAAGACCTGGCGCGGCTCCGACATCGCCAAACGCGAGTCCGGCGTCGTCAGCGTGGACTTCAAGAAGAAGTCCCTGGTGTTTTACAACACCTACGATTTTGAACACCGGTATTTGCGCCCAGAGATAAAGAGACTGAAAAACCGGGTAAAACTCATCGAGTATTCAGTAATCCGCTCAGAAAAGGAGCTGGAAAAACTCCAAAAAGGCTTCTTAAAAGGCTGCGTCTTCGGCGCGAAAGCCCTTTTTAAAAAGCAGTTCACTGTGGAAAAAACCAGGAACGACCACGAAGCATGGCTGGAAGAATGGTGGAAAGCCCGGTACTCCTCCCTGCGGGTCTCCGGCAGGCTGGACGCGAAGTATGGCAATTTCGTATTTAAATATAACTTTGCCGCAAAGATGCTGACCTTCGACGCGCCGGACGGAACCCATGTAGCCGTACCGGTGGTGTTCAAATACGGCCAGAAGGAGGTAGACGCCGCCCTCATCTTCCAGAGCGAAAGGAAAAAGCCAATCGCCTGGGCTATTGAAGACCGCGGAGAATACTACCTCTTCAAAGTCACCGTGCAAGCGCCGGAAAACCCCTACGTCAACTACTTTAAGGGCGACGGCGTAATCGGCCTGGACATGAACTACGACCACATTGCCCTGGTGGAAATCGACCGGTTCGGGAATTTAATTAACTGGACAATCATCCCCTACAACCTGGACGGCTTAACGAAAGGCCAAGCGGTCAAGGTTCTGGAGCAGGTTGCCGTGGATATCATGGAAATCGCCAGAATCAAGAGAAAACCCGTCGTCATCGAAGATCTGGATACCACCGATTCGAAGTTCCGGTTGAAATACGGCAACAAGCGCAGGAACCGGAAAATTACCCTGTTCGCCTACCGCATATTGACAAACGCCATCATTGCCCGGGCCAATAAGGAAGGCGCGGCCGTCTTCAAGGTGAATCCGGCCTACACCTCGGTCGCGGGCAAATTGAAGTACATGGTCCAGCGCGGCATCCCTATCCACGTTGCGGCGGCGCTGGTCGTCGCCCGGCGGGGCATGGGGTTCAAAGAAAGGGTTCCACCGGTTTTGTCGGCGGCCTTACCGGAGAAGATAAGGCGTCGGCATCACTGGGCGCACTGGAGCTACTTTCAAAAACAGGTGAAGGGCGTAAGCGTCCATCTTCTGTACCAGTTGGGCAAAGAGTTGAAAGGCGGCGCTCCTTTCAAGGAGGCGCTGGAAAGGTTGAAATCCCCGCCCTGCGCGGGGCGAGTATGTCTTCCAAACGTTACGTCGCACGGAAGGCTTTTTGCAAGTAGTCTTAGTTGA
- a CDS encoding type II toxin-antitoxin system Phd/YefM family antitoxin, with amino-acid sequence MNMINVTDIRIRIHNVLSDLAKNGEPIIIVQRSKPVAYIVSPEYFMKMQKPEEDTLSKSRARSMEKIRQLREKIARRTGVQEDSTQLIRELREGVGRYE; translated from the coding sequence ATGAATATGATAAACGTAACAGATATACGGATCAGAATACACAACGTATTATCCGATCTGGCAAAGAACGGGGAGCCGATCATAATTGTGCAGAGATCGAAACCTGTAGCCTACATAGTTAGCCCGGAATATTTCATGAAGATGCAGAAACCGGAAGAAGACACGTTAAGTAAAAGCAGGGCGCGGAGCATGGAGAAAATCAGGCAGTTGAGAGAAAAGATAGCCAGGAGAACCGGAGTACAGGAAGATTCCACTCAATTAATACGTGAACTTCGGGAAGGGGTGGGCCGCTATGAATAG
- a CDS encoding PIN domain-containing protein, with translation MNSYVCLDTSVLVKILAPEEDSDKALALLDKVTENHQIIALPAFAWVEVGTVLRKKRRRDILAVQETDNLWQEYQKFPGIEYHDSGAIMERAWKISRYFDLPTLYDAAFMAVAEVTTERTGDVCEFWTADEKLVNLLGGRREYVKLLREFK, from the coding sequence ATGAATAGTTACGTTTGTCTGGACACGTCGGTTCTTGTGAAAATCCTAGCGCCCGAAGAAGACAGCGACAAGGCCCTGGCCCTTCTGGATAAAGTGACAGAGAACCATCAGATCATTGCGCTCCCGGCCTTCGCCTGGGTTGAGGTAGGGACGGTTTTGCGGAAGAAACGCAGGCGGGACATCCTGGCTGTGCAGGAAACGGATAACCTGTGGCAGGAGTACCAGAAGTTCCCCGGTATAGAGTACCACGACAGCGGGGCGATAATGGAGCGGGCGTGGAAGATCAGCCGCTATTTCGACTTGCCGACGCTATACGACGCGGCTTTCATGGCGGTGGCGGAGGTAACAACCGAAAGGACAGGCGATGTGTGTGAGTTCTGGACAGCGGATGAAAAGCTGGTGAACCTTTTAGGCGGCAGGCGGGAGTATGTGAAACTGTTACGCGAATTTAAATAA
- a CDS encoding copper amine oxidase N-terminal domain-containing protein: MRKLRNLLILLTLIMALFVITAPAIAGSCYAGNQYARSKAPYTVPSVDAKFIVGEASYTANGKTNEMDAKTFIENGRTYVPIRYIAYALGVPESGVVWDEPTKTVQLIRGYNVLKFRVGSKESNFYQAYWGYCPNDNPWYLTYQTEFGGDETYIKKCYKIMDVAPVNRGGRVYLPARYVAEGFGVDVGWDNATRTVTLWQPLRKSSPFPPPAGLKTLGFRMGDGNAYVNCTVKTHVAPSGFTKIDAIEGGTPLALSAAPFMTDEIYLPAVDTLKTLGVPDENLSWDGRTLKMFMYPDYWFEIDAGGNLLKLNGYTMEYCDQIKDELTGDLVKASDLYMINGAVMLDSYDLDDFRAILDGGRTVHDGGMEYLRDKKSGIVFFKKVEA, from the coding sequence ATGCGTAAATTGAGGAACCTGTTGATCCTGTTAACCCTTATAATGGCCTTATTCGTTATAACCGCTCCGGCGATAGCAGGGAGTTGCTATGCCGGCAATCAGTATGCCCGCTCGAAGGCTCCTTACACCGTGCCTTCGGTGGACGCAAAGTTCATCGTCGGAGAAGCGAGCTACACGGCCAATGGCAAAACAAATGAGATGGACGCCAAAACTTTTATCGAGAATGGCCGGACATACGTCCCCATCCGCTACATCGCCTACGCCCTGGGCGTGCCGGAGAGCGGCGTGGTGTGGGACGAGCCGACCAAAACCGTGCAGTTGATAAGAGGCTACAACGTGCTGAAGTTCCGGGTCGGCAGCAAGGAGAGCAACTTCTACCAGGCTTACTGGGGGTACTGCCCGAACGACAACCCGTGGTACCTTACTTACCAAACCGAGTTCGGCGGCGACGAAACCTACATAAAGAAATGCTATAAAATAATGGACGTAGCCCCCGTAAACCGCGGCGGCAGGGTGTACCTCCCGGCCAGGTACGTGGCCGAAGGCTTCGGGGTGGACGTAGGCTGGGACAACGCCACAAGGACCGTCACTCTCTGGCAGCCTCTGCGGAAGAGCTCGCCTTTCCCGCCCCCGGCGGGGCTGAAAACGCTGGGTTTTCGGATGGGCGACGGGAACGCTTACGTGAACTGCACGGTTAAGACTCATGTAGCCCCGTCGGGCTTCACAAAGATAGACGCCATAGAAGGCGGCACTCCGCTGGCACTGTCCGCCGCGCCGTTTATGACCGATGAAATTTACCTACCTGCTGTAGATACTCTCAAAACCTTGGGCGTGCCGGATGAGAACTTGAGTTGGGACGGCAGAACGCTAAAAATGTTCATGTATCCTGACTATTGGTTTGAGATTGACGCCGGCGGCAACCTGCTGAAGCTGAACGGCTACACGATGGAGTATTGCGATCAGATAAAAGACGAGCTTACCGGCGACCTGGTGAAGGCTAGCGATCTGTACATGATTAACGGAGCGGTTATGCTGGATAGCTATGACCTGGATGATTTCAGAGCGATACTGGACGGTGGGCGTACGGTACATGATGGTGGAATGGAATATCTCCGAGATAAAAAAAGCGGTATAGTATTTTTTAAAAAAGTGGAAGCATAG